The following are from one region of the Streptomyces fradiae genome:
- a CDS encoding DUF3039 domain-containing protein has protein sequence MSTLEPERGAGTGTLVEPTPQVSHGDGDHERYAHYVQKDKIMASALDGTPVVALCGKVWVPGRDPKKYPVCPMCKEIYESMGSGGDKDKGGKDGKGGK, from the coding sequence ATGAGCACTCTCGAGCCCGAGCGCGGGGCAGGTACGGGAACCCTCGTCGAGCCGACGCCGCAGGTGTCCCACGGTGACGGCGACCACGAGCGCTACGCCCACTACGTCCAGAAGGACAAGATCATGGCGAGTGCCCTCGACGGCACTCCCGTGGTGGCGCTGTGCGGCAAGGTCTGGGTACCGGGGCGCGACCCCAAGAAGTACCCGGTGTGTCCCATGTGCAAGGAGATCTACGAGTCCATGGGCTCGGGCGGGGACAAGGACAAGGGCGGCAAGGACGGCAAGGGCGGCAAGTAG
- a CDS encoding transposase, producing MKLTVQVKLKPTPEQAEALLATLHACNEAASWVAKIAFEEGEFNNFALRKRVYGQVKGRWALGAQAAQHVIKKTCDAYATLRASLRAGRYGAPGTVRNRRASEKPVVFRPEGAQPFDDRMLSWQWDAGTVSLWTVRGRLKAVCFAAGDEQLRVLALHRRGESDLVCRDGMWFLIATCEVPQAEPTVAPVDFLGVDLGIVNIATTSDGEIMAGRGLNRLRRREQRLRRKLREKNTRSAKRRLRRRRRKEARRSRDVNHKIAKRIVAEAERTGRGIALEDLTGIRERVRLRKPQRAMIHMWSFAQLGGFIAYKARRVGVPVVYVDPSYTSRTCAECGHIDKANRASQARFVCRSCGFVDHADRNGSRNIRARARMFRRSGAPSTAPAPARPRVAGRGPCVAPVGAGRASPVAATAGG from the coding sequence ATGAAGCTGACTGTGCAGGTGAAGCTGAAGCCGACGCCCGAGCAGGCGGAGGCCCTGCTGGCGACCCTGCATGCGTGCAATGAGGCCGCTTCTTGGGTGGCGAAGATTGCTTTCGAGGAGGGGGAGTTCAACAACTTCGCCCTGCGTAAGCGCGTGTATGGCCAGGTGAAAGGCCGTTGGGCTCTGGGCGCCCAGGCAGCCCAGCATGTCATCAAGAAGACGTGCGACGCCTACGCCACCTTGAGGGCGAGTCTGAGGGCGGGCAGGTATGGCGCGCCGGGAACGGTGCGGAATCGCCGGGCTTCGGAGAAGCCTGTCGTCTTTCGCCCCGAGGGAGCGCAGCCGTTCGACGACCGGATGCTGTCCTGGCAGTGGGACGCGGGAACCGTGTCCCTGTGGACGGTACGCGGGCGTCTCAAGGCTGTTTGTTTCGCCGCAGGCGACGAGCAACTGCGCGTGCTTGCTCTCCATAGACGTGGTGAGTCGGACCTGGTGTGCAGAGATGGCATGTGGTTCCTTATCGCCACGTGTGAGGTCCCGCAGGCCGAGCCGACTGTCGCACCTGTGGACTTCCTGGGAGTGGATCTCGGGATTGTGAACATCGCCACCACCTCGGACGGCGAGATCATGGCGGGGCGGGGCCTTAATCGACTGCGAAGGCGGGAGCAGCGGTTGCGGCGGAAGCTCCGCGAGAAGAACACCAGGTCCGCCAAGCGTCGCCTGCGGAGAAGGCGTCGCAAAGAAGCGCGGCGGTCGAGGGATGTCAATCACAAGATTGCGAAGAGGATTGTGGCCGAGGCTGAACGCACCGGTCGTGGGATCGCCCTGGAAGACCTGACGGGCATCCGCGAGCGGGTACGGCTTCGCAAGCCCCAACGGGCCATGATTCACATGTGGAGCTTCGCGCAACTGGGCGGATTCATCGCCTACAAGGCGCGGAGGGTCGGGGTCCCGGTCGTGTACGTCGATCCGTCGTATACCTCCCGTACCTGCGCCGAATGCGGTCACATCGACAAGGCGAACCGGGCCTCGCAGGCCCGGTTCGTGTGCCGGTCCTGCGGGTTCGTTGATCATGCAGACCGGAACGGCTCCCGGAACATCCGCGCACGTGCGCGGATGTTCCGGCGAAGCGGGGCCCCATCGACGGCCCCTGCCCCCGCGAGGCCGCGGGTGGCTGGACGCGGACCGTGTGTCGCACCTGTCGGCGCCGGTCGTGCAAGCCCTGTCGCCGCGACGGCGGGCGGTTGA
- a CDS encoding YqgE/AlgH family protein, translating into MTEVSSLTGRLLVATPALADPNFDRAVVLLLDHDDEGSLGVVLNRPTPVTVGDILAPWAALAGEPGVVFQGGPVSLDAALGIAVIPGDEGPLGWRRVYGAIGLVDLETPPELLGPAIGALRIFAGYAGWGPGQLEGELRDGAWYVVESEPGDVSSPRPDTLWRQVLRRQRGELAMVATYPDDPSLN; encoded by the coding sequence ATGACCGAGGTGTCCTCGCTCACAGGCCGGCTGCTCGTCGCCACCCCCGCGCTGGCGGACCCCAATTTCGACCGCGCGGTGGTCCTCCTGCTCGACCACGACGACGAGGGCTCCCTCGGCGTGGTCCTCAACCGTCCGACCCCGGTGACCGTCGGAGACATCCTCGCCCCCTGGGCCGCGCTGGCCGGCGAGCCCGGCGTCGTCTTCCAGGGCGGCCCGGTCTCCCTCGACGCCGCGCTCGGCATCGCCGTCATCCCCGGCGACGAGGGCCCGCTCGGCTGGCGCCGGGTGTACGGGGCGATCGGCCTGGTCGACCTGGAGACCCCGCCCGAACTCCTCGGCCCCGCCATCGGCGCCCTGCGGATCTTCGCCGGCTACGCGGGCTGGGGCCCCGGCCAGCTGGAGGGCGAGCTGCGCGACGGCGCCTGGTACGTCGTCGAGTCCGAGCCCGGCGACGTCTCCTCCCCGCGCCCCGACACCCTCTGGCGCCAGGTGCTCCGCCGCCAGCGCGGCGAGCTCGCGATGGTGGCGACGTACCCGGACGACCCGTCGCTGAACTGA
- the murA gene encoding UDP-N-acetylglucosamine 1-carboxyvinyltransferase: MTGTDDVLLVHGGTPLEGEIRVRGAKNLVPKAMVAALLGSEPSRLRNVPDIRDVRVVRGLLQLHGVTVRPGEEPGELILDPTHVESANVADIDAHAGSSRIPILFCGPLLHRLGHAFIPGLGGCDIGGRPIDFHFDVLRKFGATIEKRDDGQYLEAPQRLRGTKIALPYPSVGATEQVLLTAVLAEGVTELSNAAVEPEIEDLICVLQKMGAIIAMDTDRTIRITGVDKLGGYNHHALSDRLEAASWASAALATEGDIYVRGAQQRSMMTFLNTYRKVGGAFEIDDEGIRFWHPGGSLNAIALETDVHPGFQTDWQQPLVVALTQASGLSIVHETVYESRLGFTSALNQMGAHIQLYRECLGGSDCRFGQRNFLHSAVVSGPTRLQGADLVIPDLRGGFSYLIAALAAQGTSRVHGIDLINRGYENFMEKLVELGAKVELPGSALV; encoded by the coding sequence ATGACCGGCACAGACGATGTCCTGCTTGTCCACGGCGGAACCCCGCTGGAGGGCGAGATCCGCGTCCGCGGCGCGAAGAACCTCGTGCCCAAGGCGATGGTCGCCGCCCTGCTCGGCAGCGAGCCGAGCCGCCTGCGCAACGTGCCCGACATCCGTGACGTCCGCGTGGTCCGCGGGCTGCTCCAGCTGCACGGCGTGACGGTCCGCCCCGGCGAGGAGCCGGGCGAGCTGATCCTCGACCCGACCCACGTCGAGTCCGCCAACGTGGCCGACATCGATGCCCACGCCGGTTCCTCCCGGATCCCGATCCTCTTCTGCGGCCCGCTGCTGCACCGCCTCGGGCACGCCTTCATCCCGGGCCTCGGCGGCTGCGACATCGGCGGCCGGCCGATCGACTTCCACTTCGACGTGCTCCGCAAGTTCGGCGCGACGATCGAGAAGCGCGACGACGGCCAGTACCTGGAGGCCCCGCAGCGGCTGCGCGGCACCAAGATCGCCCTCCCGTACCCCTCCGTCGGCGCGACCGAGCAGGTGCTGCTCACCGCCGTGCTCGCGGAGGGCGTCACCGAGCTGTCCAACGCGGCCGTGGAGCCGGAGATCGAGGACCTCATCTGCGTGCTGCAGAAGATGGGCGCGATCATCGCCATGGACACCGACCGGACCATCCGGATCACCGGTGTCGACAAGCTCGGCGGCTACAACCACCACGCCCTCTCCGACCGCCTGGAGGCGGCGTCCTGGGCGTCGGCGGCGCTGGCGACCGAGGGCGACATCTATGTGCGCGGCGCGCAGCAGCGCTCGATGATGACCTTCCTCAACACGTACCGGAAGGTCGGCGGCGCCTTCGAGATCGACGACGAGGGCATCCGCTTCTGGCACCCGGGCGGCTCGCTCAACGCGATCGCGCTGGAGACGGACGTGCACCCCGGATTCCAGACCGACTGGCAGCAGCCGCTGGTCGTGGCCCTGACGCAGGCCTCGGGCCTGTCGATCGTGCACGAGACGGTGTACGAGTCGCGGCTCGGCTTCACCTCGGCGCTGAACCAGATGGGTGCCCACATCCAGCTGTACCGCGAGTGCCTGGGCGGCTCGGACTGCCGCTTCGGGCAGCGCAACTTCCTCCACTCGGCGGTCGTCAGCGGCCCGACCCGGCTGCAGGGCGCCGACCTCGTCATCCCCGACCTGCGCGGCGGCTTCTCGTACCTGATCGCCGCCCTCGCGGCGCAGGGCACCAGCCGGGTGCACGGCATCGACCTGATCAACCGCGGCTACGAGAACTTCATGGAGAAGCTCGTCGAGCTGGGCGCCAAGGTCGAGCTGCCGGGCAGCGCGCTGGTCTAG
- a CDS encoding HU family DNA-binding protein gives MNRSELVAALADRAEVTRKDADAVLAAFAEITGEIVAKGDEKVTIPGFLTFERTHRAARTARNPQTGDPINIPAGFSVKVSAGSKLKEAAKGK, from the coding sequence ATGAACCGCAGTGAGCTGGTGGCCGCCCTGGCCGACCGCGCCGAGGTGACCCGCAAGGACGCCGACGCCGTGCTGGCCGCCTTCGCCGAGATCACCGGTGAGATCGTCGCCAAGGGCGACGAGAAGGTCACCATCCCCGGCTTCCTGACCTTCGAGCGCACCCACCGTGCCGCTCGCACCGCGCGCAACCCGCAGACCGGCGACCCGATCAACATCCCCGCCGGCTTCAGCGTGAAGGTCTCCGCGGGCTCGAAGCTCAAGGAAGCCGCCAAGGGCAAGTAA
- a CDS encoding NAD-dependent malic enzyme produces the protein MATAPSVSYSMTVRLEVPASGTAVSQLTTAVETHGGSVTGLDVTASGHEKLRIDVTIAATSTAHADEIVEQLRGIEGVVLGKVSDRTFLMHLGGKIEMASKHPIRNRDDLSMIYTPGVARVCMAIAENPEDARRLTIKRNSVAVVTDGSAVLGLGNIGPKAALPVMEGKAALFKRFAGIDAWPICLDTQDTDAIVEIVKAIAPGFAGINLEDISAPRCFEIEARLREALDIPVFHDDQHGTAIVVLASLTNALRVVGKGIGDVRVVMSGAGAAGTAILKLLIAAGVKHAVVADIHGVVHAGREDLVDAKPGTPLRWIADNTNPEGVTGTLKEAVVGADVFIGVSAPNVLGGEDVARMAEGAIVFALANPDPEVDPAVARQTAAVVATGRSDFPNQINNVLVFPGVFRGLLDAQSRTVNTDMMLAAASALADVVTEDELNPNYIIPSVFNDKVAGAVAGAVRTAAKAAGAGAENGV, from the coding sequence ATGGCAACGGCGCCCAGCGTCTCGTACTCGATGACGGTCCGCCTGGAGGTGCCGGCGAGCGGCACGGCGGTCTCCCAGCTCACCACGGCCGTCGAGACCCATGGCGGCTCCGTCACCGGCCTCGACGTGACCGCTTCCGGCCACGAGAAGCTCCGCATCGACGTCACCATCGCCGCGACCTCCACCGCGCACGCCGACGAGATCGTCGAGCAGCTGCGCGGCATCGAGGGCGTCGTCCTCGGCAAGGTCTCGGACCGTACGTTCCTGATGCACCTCGGCGGCAAGATCGAGATGGCGTCCAAGCACCCCATCCGCAACCGTGACGACCTGTCCATGATCTACACCCCGGGCGTGGCCCGGGTGTGCATGGCGATCGCCGAGAACCCCGAGGACGCCCGCCGCCTCACCATCAAGCGCAACTCCGTCGCAGTCGTGACGGACGGCTCCGCCGTCCTCGGCCTCGGCAACATCGGCCCCAAGGCCGCGCTGCCCGTCATGGAGGGCAAGGCGGCCCTCTTCAAGCGCTTCGCCGGCATCGACGCCTGGCCGATCTGCCTGGACACCCAGGACACCGACGCGATCGTCGAGATCGTCAAGGCCATCGCCCCCGGCTTCGCGGGCATCAACCTGGAGGACATCTCCGCGCCGCGCTGCTTCGAGATCGAGGCCCGGCTGCGCGAGGCCCTGGACATCCCGGTCTTCCACGACGACCAGCACGGCACCGCCATCGTGGTGCTCGCCTCGCTGACCAACGCCCTGCGGGTGGTCGGCAAGGGCATCGGCGACGTACGGGTCGTCATGTCCGGTGCCGGCGCCGCCGGTACGGCCATCCTGAAGCTGCTGATCGCCGCCGGCGTGAAGCACGCCGTGGTCGCCGACATCCACGGCGTCGTGCACGCGGGCCGCGAGGACCTGGTCGACGCCAAGCCCGGCACGCCGCTGCGCTGGATCGCCGACAACACCAACCCGGAGGGCGTCACCGGGACCCTCAAGGAGGCCGTCGTCGGCGCCGACGTCTTCATCGGCGTCTCCGCCCCGAACGTGCTCGGCGGCGAGGACGTGGCCAGGATGGCGGAGGGCGCGATCGTGTTCGCGCTCGCGAACCCGGACCCCGAGGTGGACCCGGCGGTCGCCCGCCAGACGGCCGCCGTCGTGGCCACCGGCCGCTCCGACTTCCCCAACCAGATCAACAACGTGCTGGTCTTCCCGGGTGTCTTCCGCGGTCTGCTCGACGCGCAGTCCCGGACGGTGAACACGGACATGATGCTGGCCGCCGCCAGCGCCCTGGCCGACGTCGTCACCGAGGACGAGCTCAACCCGAACTACATCATTCCCTCGGTCTTCAACGACAAGGTCGCGGGAGCGGTGGCCGGCGCCGTGCGCACCGCGGCGAAGGCGGCGGGCGCGGGCGCCGAGAACGGCGTCTGA
- a CDS encoding UvrD-helicase domain-containing protein: MAAQEAVDTVRDREIGVEQEHLDQVYRRLEEKIHEAEFLMHDAAQKGHVGTPGALAERDAQVFRAGVHLNRLNNEFEDFLFGRIDLLYGKDGKKGPDGAYTSVEPAEDAIRTDGAQQYADIGETLHIGRIGVLDADYAPLVIDWRAPAAAPFYRSTPVDPGRVVRRRVIRSKGRKVLGVEDDLMRPELKATLDGQELPVIGDGALMAALGQARGHTMRDIVASIQAEQDLVIRAPAASVTYVEGGPGTGKTAVALHRAAYLLYQDRRRYSGGILIVSPTPLLVSYTEGVLPSLGEEGQVAIRALGSLVDGVEADAYDEPAVARVKGSSRMLAVLRKAARGALETPAPKAPARAAGDQLAFGDEDEAPAASAGTPTLLRVVAFGRRLELGADELRRIRQNVLSGTAPVNLLRPRARRLLLDALYAKSGAAGRHSDPELAAELRSSFDEDVSTEDSFLGFLDAWWPELTPRGVLDAMADERRLGRWARRVLNPGEVRRLARSLRRPGLSVHDVALLDELATLLGAPAKPRKKREYDPLDQLTGLEELMPVREETQRERAERLAAERTEYAHVIVDEAQDLTPMQWRMVGRRGRHATWTVVGDPAQSSWSDPDEAAAARDEALGTRPRRRFELTVNYRNPAEIAELAAKVLALAMPGKESPRAVRSTGVVPRFVPVAERTGLAETVRLAAERLLSEVEGTVGVVVAMDRRAEAARWLDGLGDRVVALGSLEAKGLEYDATVVVSPAEIADESPAGLRVLYVALTRSTQALTVVSGERDLPDEDGVPDLLRD; this comes from the coding sequence GTGGCCGCGCAGGAAGCCGTCGACACGGTCAGAGACCGTGAGATCGGTGTCGAACAGGAACATCTGGATCAGGTCTACCGCCGCCTGGAGGAGAAGATCCACGAGGCGGAGTTCCTGATGCACGACGCCGCCCAGAAGGGCCACGTCGGAACGCCCGGCGCGCTCGCCGAGCGCGACGCCCAGGTCTTCCGGGCCGGCGTCCACCTCAACCGGCTCAACAACGAGTTCGAGGACTTCCTCTTCGGCCGGATCGACCTGCTCTACGGCAAGGACGGCAAGAAGGGCCCCGACGGCGCCTACACCTCCGTCGAACCCGCAGAGGACGCCATCCGGACCGACGGCGCCCAGCAGTACGCCGACATCGGCGAGACCCTGCACATCGGCCGCATCGGCGTCCTCGACGCCGACTACGCCCCCCTGGTCATCGACTGGCGCGCCCCGGCCGCCGCCCCGTTCTACCGCTCCACCCCGGTCGACCCCGGCCGGGTGGTGCGCCGCCGCGTCATCCGCTCCAAGGGCCGCAAGGTCCTCGGCGTCGAGGACGACCTGATGCGCCCCGAGCTCAAGGCCACCCTCGACGGCCAGGAGCTCCCGGTCATCGGCGACGGCGCCCTGATGGCCGCGCTCGGCCAGGCCCGCGGCCACACCATGCGCGACATCGTCGCCTCCATCCAGGCCGAGCAGGACCTGGTCATCCGCGCCCCCGCCGCCTCCGTCACGTACGTCGAGGGCGGCCCCGGCACCGGCAAGACCGCCGTCGCCCTGCACCGCGCCGCCTACCTGCTCTACCAGGACCGGCGCCGCTACTCCGGCGGCATCCTGATCGTCTCGCCGACCCCGCTGCTCGTCTCGTACACCGAGGGCGTGCTGCCCTCCCTCGGCGAGGAGGGCCAGGTCGCCATCCGCGCCCTCGGCTCGCTGGTCGACGGCGTCGAGGCCGACGCGTACGACGAGCCCGCCGTCGCCCGGGTCAAGGGCTCCTCCCGGATGCTCGCGGTGCTCCGCAAGGCCGCCCGCGGCGCCCTGGAGACCCCCGCGCCCAAGGCCCCCGCCCGGGCCGCCGGGGACCAGCTCGCGTTCGGCGACGAGGACGAGGCGCCCGCCGCTTCCGCCGGCACCCCGACCCTGCTCCGGGTCGTCGCCTTCGGCCGCCGCCTCGAACTCGGCGCCGACGAGCTCCGCCGGATCCGGCAGAACGTGCTCTCCGGCACCGCCCCCGTCAACCTGCTCCGCCCCCGCGCCCGCCGGCTGCTCCTCGACGCCCTGTACGCGAAGTCCGGCGCCGCCGGCCGGCACAGCGACCCCGAGCTCGCCGCCGAGCTGCGCTCGTCCTTCGACGAGGACGTGTCCACCGAGGACTCCTTCCTCGGCTTCCTGGACGCCTGGTGGCCCGAGCTCACCCCGCGCGGGGTCCTCGACGCCATGGCCGACGAGCGGCGGCTCGGCCGCTGGGCCCGCCGCGTGCTCAACCCCGGCGAGGTCCGCCGGCTGGCCCGCTCGCTGCGCCGCCCCGGCCTGTCCGTGCACGACGTGGCGCTCCTCGACGAGCTGGCCACCCTGCTCGGCGCCCCGGCCAAGCCGCGCAAGAAGCGCGAGTACGACCCGCTGGACCAGCTCACCGGCCTGGAGGAGCTGATGCCGGTACGCGAGGAGACCCAGCGCGAGCGGGCCGAGCGGCTCGCCGCCGAGCGCACCGAGTACGCCCACGTCATCGTCGACGAGGCGCAGGACCTCACGCCCATGCAGTGGCGGATGGTCGGCCGGCGCGGCCGGCACGCCACCTGGACGGTCGTCGGCGACCCCGCCCAGTCCTCCTGGTCGGACCCGGACGAGGCCGCCGCGGCCCGCGACGAGGCCCTCGGCACCCGCCCCCGGCGCCGCTTCGAGCTCACCGTGAACTACCGCAACCCGGCGGAGATCGCCGAGCTCGCCGCCAAGGTGCTCGCCCTCGCCATGCCCGGCAAGGAGTCGCCGCGCGCGGTGCGCTCCACCGGCGTCGTGCCCCGCTTCGTCCCCGTGGCGGAGCGGACCGGTCTGGCCGAAACCGTACGTTTGGCTGCCGAACGGCTCCTGAGCGAGGTCGAAGGAACGGTCGGCGTGGTCGTCGCCATGGACCGGCGCGCCGAGGCCGCCCGCTGGCTCGACGGCCTCGGCGACCGGGTGGTGGCGCTCGGCTCCCTGGAGGCGAAGGGACTGGAGTACGACGCCACGGTGGTGGTCTCACCGGCGGAGATCGCCGACGAGTCGCCGGCCGGACTGCGCGTCCTGTACGTGGCGCTGACCCGCTCCACGCAGGCGCTCACCGTGGTCTCGGGCGAGCGCGACCTGCCGGACGAGGACGGCGTACCGGACCTGCTGAGGGACTGA
- a CDS encoding ABATE domain-containing protein: MPGRFEAGRVCLELADEALDRVEGLVVFLRGAGVVPAGARLAGVDRRWLGPFRELRDCVAELVGAQLSGRPARPAALALLNALAAAAPPAPRAVRTRSGLLVRTLGGEPDCRALLAAVARDAVELLTDPAARALLRRCEGPGCRRCYLDTSRGRRRRWCSSEECGNRARVARHRAAHPRGGLSGPDPKDTAQA; this comes from the coding sequence ATGCCAGGGCGATTCGAGGCCGGGCGGGTGTGTCTCGAGCTCGCCGACGAGGCGCTCGACCGGGTCGAGGGGCTCGTCGTCTTCCTGCGCGGCGCCGGGGTCGTGCCCGCCGGGGCGCGGCTCGCGGGGGTGGACCGGCGGTGGCTCGGGCCGTTCCGGGAGCTGCGGGACTGTGTCGCCGAGCTGGTCGGCGCCCAGCTCTCCGGGCGCCCCGCCCGGCCCGCCGCCCTGGCGCTGCTCAACGCGCTCGCCGCCGCCGCGCCGCCCGCGCCCCGGGCCGTACGGACCCGCTCCGGGCTGCTCGTCCGCACCCTCGGCGGCGAACCCGACTGCCGGGCCCTGCTCGCCGCCGTCGCCCGCGACGCCGTCGAACTCCTCACCGATCCGGCCGCCCGCGCCCTGCTCCGCCGCTGCGAGGGACCGGGCTGCCGGCGCTGCTATCTCGACACCTCCCGGGGCCGCCGCCGGCGCTGGTGCTCCAGCGAGGAGTGCGGCAACCGGGCCCGCGTCGCCCGCCACCGCGCCGCGCACCCCAGGGGCGGCCTTTCCGGCCCCGATCCGAAGGACACGGCCCAGGCCTGA
- a CDS encoding helix-turn-helix domain-containing protein: MNKTALRALLKERRELIDPEAHGLSRPTGRGRRARGLAQQQVDELTCRAVDTYNRLETGRYPNPPADYLRQIGRLFGLDEREWVMLCRYAGIGDPPGPLNPSSGLELPGAWQEAVDGIGHMAYVSDASWNVLAHNRRFAELYPGGRAPANTMRWMLFDESAREQSLIDWDTVWAPPVLPQLRAALAARPEDPTLRQIEREVRADAFLGRLWEAGGAHLHPDGAERPLRHALLGPGHVTICAAQPLTAPGSRLIIMLFRPGPEKSHVSTPMLRANG, from the coding sequence GTGAACAAGACAGCGCTGCGCGCCCTCCTCAAGGAGCGCCGCGAGCTGATCGACCCCGAGGCGCACGGCCTCTCCCGGCCCACCGGGCGCGGCCGGCGGGCCCGCGGCCTCGCCCAGCAGCAGGTCGACGAGCTCACCTGCCGGGCGGTCGACACGTACAACCGCCTGGAGACCGGGCGGTACCCCAACCCGCCCGCCGACTACCTGCGCCAGATAGGGCGCCTCTTCGGTCTCGACGAGCGCGAGTGGGTGATGCTCTGCCGGTACGCGGGCATCGGCGACCCGCCGGGGCCGCTCAACCCCTCCTCCGGCCTGGAGCTCCCCGGGGCGTGGCAGGAGGCCGTCGACGGCATCGGGCACATGGCGTACGTCAGCGACGCCTCCTGGAACGTCCTCGCCCACAACCGGCGCTTCGCCGAGCTGTACCCGGGCGGCCGGGCCCCCGCGAACACCATGCGCTGGATGCTCTTCGACGAGAGCGCCCGCGAGCAGAGCCTGATCGACTGGGACACCGTGTGGGCGCCGCCGGTCCTCCCGCAGCTGCGCGCCGCGCTCGCCGCGCGCCCGGAGGACCCGACGCTGCGGCAGATCGAGCGGGAGGTCCGCGCCGACGCCTTCCTCGGCCGGCTGTGGGAGGCGGGCGGCGCGCACCTCCACCCCGACGGCGCCGAACGCCCGCTGCGCCACGCCCTCCTGGGCCCCGGCCATGTCACGATCTGCGCCGCCCAGCCGCTCACCGCGCCCGGCTCCCGCCTGATCATCATGCTGTTCCGGCCGGGACCCGAGAAGTCCCACGTCAGCACCCCGATGCTGCGCGCGAACGGCTAG
- a CDS encoding GNAT family N-acetyltransferase, producing MTTVAIRPAETESPAEAAALAAALLRNRAYMRPWEPRREEAYYTPGAQVARLADGARRWFAVDGETLVGGITLTGIVLGPFRSGSVGYWVDEAYAGHGLATALVREACRAAAEELGLHRVEASTLLHNHASQRVLAKCGFERVGTAPRYLHIDGDWRDHHLFQRILHDDPPAGFGADTGPDAR from the coding sequence ATGACCACCGTCGCGATCAGACCCGCCGAGACCGAGTCCCCCGCCGAAGCCGCCGCCCTCGCCGCCGCGTTGCTGCGCAACCGGGCGTACATGCGGCCCTGGGAGCCGCGCCGGGAGGAGGCGTACTACACGCCCGGGGCGCAGGTGGCGCGGCTCGCGGACGGCGCGCGGCGCTGGTTCGCCGTGGACGGGGAGACCCTGGTCGGCGGCATCACGCTGACCGGGATCGTCCTCGGGCCGTTCCGCAGCGGCTCGGTCGGCTACTGGGTGGACGAGGCGTACGCGGGGCACGGCCTGGCCACCGCGCTGGTACGGGAGGCGTGCCGGGCGGCCGCCGAGGAGCTCGGCCTGCACCGGGTCGAGGCGAGCACGCTGCTGCACAACCACGCCTCGCAGCGGGTCCTCGCCAAGTGCGGGTTCGAGCGGGTCGGCACCGCGCCCCGCTATCTGCACATCGACGGCGACTGGCGCGACCACCACCTCTTCCAGCGGATCCTGCACGACGACCCGCCGGCCGGCTTCGGGGCCGACACCGGTCCGGACGCCCGCTAG
- a CDS encoding uroporphyrinogen-III synthase produces MDEQEQAQQGPLAGFTVGVTAARRADELIALLRRRGAGVVHGPALRIVPLADDTELLAATKDLIDHAPDVVVATTAIGFRGWVEAADGWGFGEALLDRLRGVELLARGPKVKGAVRAAGLTESWSPSSESMAEVLDRLLGEGVAGRRIALQLHGEPLPGFVEALTEGGAEVVPVPVYRWMPPEDLGPLDRLLDATVARALDAVTFTSAPAAASLLDRARQRGLAEELVTALRHDVLAVCVGPVTALPLQAHGIDTHQPERFRLGPLVQLLCRELPARARVLPVAGHRVEIRGHAVLVDGELRPVPPAGMALLGLLARRPGWVVGRPDLLRALPGAGRDEHAVETAMARLRAALGTPKLIQTVVKRGYRLALDPAADTKYGDGSAE; encoded by the coding sequence ATGGACGAGCAAGAGCAGGCGCAGCAAGGGCCCCTGGCGGGGTTCACCGTCGGCGTCACGGCGGCGCGGCGCGCGGACGAACTGATCGCGCTGCTGCGCCGGCGCGGCGCGGGCGTCGTGCACGGCCCCGCGCTGCGGATCGTGCCGCTCGCCGACGACACCGAGCTGCTCGCCGCCACCAAGGACCTCATCGACCACGCCCCGGACGTCGTCGTCGCCACCACGGCGATCGGCTTCCGCGGCTGGGTCGAGGCGGCCGACGGCTGGGGCTTCGGCGAGGCGCTGCTCGACCGGCTGCGCGGGGTCGAACTCCTCGCCCGTGGCCCCAAGGTGAAGGGCGCGGTGCGCGCGGCCGGGCTCACCGAGTCCTGGTCGCCGTCCTCCGAGTCGATGGCCGAGGTCCTCGACCGGCTGCTCGGCGAGGGCGTCGCCGGGCGCCGGATCGCCCTCCAGCTGCACGGGGAGCCGCTGCCCGGCTTCGTGGAGGCGCTGACCGAGGGCGGGGCCGAGGTCGTACCCGTACCCGTCTACCGCTGGATGCCGCCGGAGGACCTCGGTCCGCTCGACCGGCTGCTCGACGCGACCGTGGCCCGCGCCCTGGACGCGGTGACCTTCACCAGCGCCCCGGCCGCCGCCTCGCTGCTCGACCGGGCGCGCCAACGCGGCCTGGCCGAGGAGCTGGTGACGGCCCTTCGGCACGACGTCCTCGCGGTGTGCGTGGGGCCGGTCACGGCCCTGCCGCTGCAGGCCCACGGCATCGACACCCACCAGCCCGAACGCTTCCGGCTCGGCCCGCTGGTCCAGCTCCTCTGCCGCGAACTGCCCGCCCGCGCCCGGGTCCTGCCGGTCGCCGGGCACCGCGTCGAGATCCGCGGCCACGCCGTCCTCGTGGACGGCGAGCTGCGCCCGGTGCCGCCGGCCGGCATGGCCCTCCTGGGCCTCCTCGCCCGCCGCCCCGGCTGGGTCGTCGGCCGCCCCGACCTGCTGCGCGCGCTGCCCGGCGCGGGCCGCGACGAGCACGCCGTGGAGACGGCGATGGCCCGGCTGCGGGCCGCCCTCGGCACGCCGAAGCTGATCCAGACGGTGGTGAAGCGGGGGTACCGGCTGGCGCTCGACCCGGCGGCGGACACGAAGTACGGGGACGGGTCAGCGGAGTAG